A genomic region of Fusarium falciforme chromosome 4, complete sequence contains the following coding sequences:
- a CDS encoding Peptidyl-prolyl cis-trans isomerase has product MSDTGLPPSWEVRISNSKNLPYYFNSTDKVSRWEPPAGTDTEKLKHYMATHHSAGSRPAAAPGVPEGKIRAAHLLVKHRDSRRPSSWREAEITRSKEDAYQIIQAHEDKIKSGSITLGELALTESDCSSARKRGDLGYFGKGDMQKEFEDAAFGLQPGQMSGVVETASGLHLIERLE; this is encoded by the exons ATG TCTGATACCGGTCTCCCCCCCAGCTGGGAGGTGCGAATTTCCAACTCCAAGAACCTCCCCTACTACTTCAACTCGACCGACAAGGTCTCCCGATGGGAGCCCCCCGCCGGAACCGAcaccgagaagctcaagcacTACATGGCCACCCACCACAGCGCCGGCTCTCGACCCGCCGCCGCCCCTGGTGTCCCCGAGGGCAAGATCCGCGCAGCCCATCTCCTGGTCAAGCACCGCGACAGCCGACGACCGAGCAGCTGGCGAGAG GCTGAAATCACCCGCTCCAAGGAGGACGCCTACCAAATCATCCAGGCCCAcgaggacaagatcaagtcgGGCAGCATCACCCTCGGCGAACTCGCCCTCACCGAGTCGGACTGCTCCTCAGCGCGCAAGCGAGGCGACCTCGGCTACTTTGGCAAGGGAGACATGCAGAAGGAGTTTGAGGATGCCGCCTTTGGCCTCCAGCCTGGCCAGATGAGCGGAGTTGTGGAGACAGCTAGTGGTCTGCACTTGATTGAGCG CCTGgagtaa
- a CDS encoding MFS domain-containing protein has translation MAGLTETSDNPIPITSADSVAKIEAGDELSHMENQKNVPPEFIFDRQAERRLRNKIDLTIMPIICLMYLFCFIDRANIGNARIAGMDVDLGMKGFDYNVTLSMFYVSYIVFELPSNIVCKLLGPGWFLPALTVLFGACSIGSGFVKTVPQMMGVRFLLGIFEAGMLPGIAYYLSRWYRRSELTFRLGLYLVAGPLAGAFGALLASAILRLDHFGSVNSWRMIFVIEGIITVGLGLIGFVTMTDRPGTARWLTEAEKQLSEDRVRSERVGQVKVLDKMDKKKLILGIWNPVVISTSWIFLFCNVTVQGLGFFLPTIVRTIYTDYTVIKQQLYTVPPYAVGSVVTLLLPLISWRFDRRQLIMILSTPLGIAGYIIFLSTANQSARYGATFLVASSVFSLGALTNSQVSANVVSDTARSSAIGLNVMLGNIGGLISTWSFLPFDGPNYPIGNGLNLATQVGTLILATLTLLWMNRDNKRRERVESEELERVQGMSAEEQEDLDWKHPSFRWRP, from the exons ATGGCAGGCCTTACTGAAACCAGCGACAACCCCATCCCAATCACAAGCGCCGATTCGGTCGCCAAGATCGAAGCCGGTGACGAATTGAGCCACATGGAGAACCAAAA AAATGTTCCTCCCGAGTTTATTTTTGATCGTCAGGCTGAACGTCGTTTGCGCAACAAGATCGACTTGACTATTATGCCCATCATCTGTCTTATGTATCTCTTCTGCTTTATCGACCGTGCTAATATCG GCAACGCTCGGATTGCTGGCATGGATGTCGATCTTGGAATGAAAGGGTTTGACTATAACGTCACCCTATCCATGTTCTATGTTTCTTATATCGTCTTTGAGCTTCCTTCTAACATAGTATGCAAGCTCCTTGGGCCAGGATGGTTTCTGCCTGCCCTCACCGTGCTGTTTGGGGCCTGCTCTATCGGCTCTGGCTTTGTCAAGACAGTCCCTCAGATGATGGGAGTGCGGTTTCTACTCGGCATATTTGAGGCTGGAATGCTTCCGGGAATTGCATATTACCTCTCTCGATGGTACCGCCGCTCTGAACTCACGTTTCGGCTGGGACTGTACCTCGTTGCGGGACCCTTGGCCGGTGCTTTTGGAGCTCTCCTCGCCTCAGCCATCCTCCGACTCGACCATTTTGGAAGTGTCAATAGTTGGCGTATGATCTTTGTCATTGAGGGAATCATCACAGTCGGACTCGGATTGATCGGCTTTGTCACCATGACAGACCGACCGGGCACAGCACGATGGCTCACAGAAGCAGAGAAGCAACTCTCCGAGGATCGTGTTCGGTCAGAGCGTGTCGGACAGGTCAAAGTGCTCGACAAGATGgataagaagaagctcatctTGGGCATTTGGAACCCTGTTGTCATCAGCACGTCCTGGATCTTTCTCTTTTGCAACGTCACGGTGCAAGGGCTGGGCTTCTTCCTGCCGACAATTGTGAGGACGATTTACACGGATTATACGGTCATTAAGCAACAGCTCTACACGGTACCGCCCTATGCAGTGGGATCAGTTGTTACGCTGTTGCTGCCACTGATAAGCTGGCGGTTTGATAGACGGCAGTTGATCATGATCCTCTCAACGCCGCTGGGCATTGCTGGATACATTATCTTCTTGTCCACAGCCAACCAGTCAGCACGTTACGGCGCAACCTTTTTGGTGGCGTCATCCGTGTTTTCTCTGGGGGCTCTCACCAACAGTCAAGTCTCGGCAAACGTCGTCTCGGACACGGCACGATCCTCTGCCATCGGCTTAAACGTGATGCTCGGCAACATTGGGGGTCTCATCTCGACGTGGTCATTTTTGCCCTTTGACGGGCCCAATTATCCTATCGGCAATGGGTTGAACTTGGCTACCCAGGTGGGAACTCTGATCTTGGCGACGCTGACGCTGTTGTGGATGAATCGGGACAATAAGAGGAGGGAAAGGGTTGAAAGTGAGGAGTTGGAGAGGGTGCAGGGCATGTCAGCGGAGGAGCAGGAAGACTTGGATTGGAAGCACCCGTCATTCCGATGGAGGCCCTAG